The Desulfosoma sp. genome has a segment encoding these proteins:
- a CDS encoding FtsX-like permease family protein yields MAKRIDRQIVLPWSQVLRISFNALRARLFRSLITTFTLVLAVAFLTYTFAVYVLLEGLWPAASAALQDKILAAGFLPIDGHFGSNAKDRWLVVLSLLVCTVGIVNAQLMAVTERFREIGTLKCLGALDSFVIKLFVLEAAYQGILGGCLGSLLGLITAVITLAVRFGTVVFVHLPVVSLATLLLKSSALAVALSLIGVMYPAWVAARMEPAIALRSEP; encoded by the coding sequence ATGGCGAAACGTATCGACAGACAGATCGTTCTTCCCTGGTCTCAGGTGCTTCGCATTTCCTTCAATGCTCTTCGAGCCCGTCTGTTTCGGTCCCTGATCACTACGTTCACTTTGGTTCTGGCCGTGGCTTTTCTTACTTACACCTTCGCCGTTTATGTCCTGCTGGAAGGGCTTTGGCCGGCAGCGAGTGCGGCTCTTCAAGACAAGATTCTTGCCGCCGGCTTTCTGCCCATCGATGGCCATTTCGGCAGCAATGCTAAAGACAGATGGCTCGTCGTGCTTTCCCTTTTGGTCTGCACCGTAGGAATCGTCAACGCTCAACTTATGGCCGTCACCGAACGTTTTCGTGAAATCGGTACCTTGAAGTGTCTGGGGGCCCTGGACAGTTTCGTGATCAAACTTTTCGTTCTCGAAGCGGCTTATCAGGGAATTCTAGGAGGCTGCCTGGGAAGTCTTTTGGGACTGATCACGGCTGTGATCACCCTCGCCGTACGCTTCGGCACGGTCGTCTTTGTCCATCTGCCGGTGGTTTCCCTGGCTACCCTTCTTTTAAAATCTTCAGCGCTTGCGGTGGCTCTCAGCCTGATCGGTGTCATGTACCCGGCGTGGGTGGCGGCGCGCATGGAACCGGCTATCGCCTTGAGATCGGAGCCTTAG
- a CDS encoding glycosyltransferase — protein sequence MKILHYCQHVLGIGHFLRSMEIASAFFEHEVFFVEGGQPLPGFEAPPHVHRLALPALMMDPEFRHLETQEGDVRHTQEERKKRLLEIYQTVRPDVVLIELFPFGRKRFQFELIPLLEANRTAPHSAFVVCSLRDILVEKADPDAYEENVVRRVNRYFHLILVHADPTCVRLDETFSRVHLIEPPMVYTGYVTRTGPNPPPPRLNHRIVLSTGGGRVGIDLIQAVCHAFSYIFRDDLRLEIYEGPFMTPEDKHHLQALTSKDFRIAWKPFTPHFLKELFQAGLSISMAGYNTCMDVLSSGVKALVYPFPQNREQALRAERLASRGALRVLRSLDAKNLAVEIQAALDAPPPNPLVLKTDGAQESVRAIEKLILKA from the coding sequence GTGAAAATCCTTCATTATTGCCAGCATGTTTTGGGCATCGGGCATTTTTTGCGAAGCATGGAAATAGCCTCAGCCTTTTTCGAGCATGAAGTGTTTTTCGTTGAGGGAGGCCAGCCACTTCCAGGTTTTGAAGCACCCCCGCATGTCCATCGTCTGGCTCTTCCCGCTCTGATGATGGATCCCGAATTCCGACACTTGGAAACCCAAGAAGGCGATGTCCGTCACACTCAAGAAGAGAGAAAAAAAAGGCTGTTGGAAATCTACCAAACCGTTCGGCCTGACGTGGTGCTCATTGAACTTTTTCCTTTTGGACGCAAGCGGTTCCAGTTTGAACTGATTCCGCTTCTTGAAGCCAACCGCACAGCACCACATTCGGCTTTCGTGGTCTGCAGTCTGCGAGACATTTTGGTGGAAAAGGCTGATCCGGACGCTTATGAAGAAAATGTTGTCCGCCGGGTCAACCGGTATTTTCATCTGATCTTGGTTCACGCTGATCCCACATGCGTCCGATTGGATGAGACCTTCAGCCGTGTTCACCTCATTGAGCCACCTATGGTGTATACGGGTTACGTAACCCGCACGGGCCCGAATCCTCCACCGCCGCGTTTAAACCATCGAATTGTTTTGAGCACCGGTGGCGGAAGGGTCGGGATTGATCTTATTCAGGCGGTCTGTCATGCCTTTTCCTATATTTTCAGGGATGACCTTCGCCTCGAGATCTATGAAGGTCCATTTATGACCCCCGAGGACAAACATCATCTTCAGGCTCTGACCAGCAAGGATTTCCGCATTGCCTGGAAGCCTTTTACACCTCATTTTCTGAAGGAATTGTTTCAGGCCGGGCTTTCCATCAGCATGGCCGGCTATAACACCTGCATGGATGTTCTCTCTTCCGGGGTCAAAGCTCTCGTGTATCCTTTTCCACAAAATCGAGAACAAGCCCTTCGAGCCGAACGGTTGGCGTCTCGAGGAGCTCTCAGGGTCCTTCGGTCCTTGGATGCAAAGAATCTGGCCGTGGAGATTCAGGCCGCGCTGGATGCTCCGCCCCCCAACCCCTTGGTTCTCAAAACCGACGGAGCGCAAGAATCCGTTCGAGCCATTGAAAAGCTCATCTTGAAGGCTTAA
- a CDS encoding DUF169 domain-containing protein, producing the protein MKSKVAEALAMRHEPVSVLWTEEKPEGASMFRPGKWGCVMWMLAGASRGKPAVFDRESYGCWGGGVGLGFGNQYKVFPGGEACFHYFLSIGNRHWDQGRALCEKMEASEGGSFVEDFRDGEGYLKDPHLVERFIQDLPIMDIPSRYVVFQPLKAVDATQNPPQVVVFWVEPHQLAALVVLTNYGREGNENVIVPFAAGCQSIGIYAYSEGQREKPRGVIGQMDLSARLHVCKTMGDHVFTFAAPWKLFLELEENVSGSFADRSVWSQLRDRLMVAKKNNAC; encoded by the coding sequence ATGAAAAGCAAGGTGGCGGAGGCTTTAGCCATGAGGCATGAACCTGTGTCTGTTCTTTGGACCGAAGAAAAACCGGAAGGGGCTTCCATGTTTCGTCCGGGCAAATGGGGTTGTGTCATGTGGATGCTCGCGGGAGCTTCCCGAGGAAAACCGGCCGTGTTCGATCGAGAATCCTACGGTTGCTGGGGCGGCGGTGTTGGTTTGGGTTTTGGCAACCAATATAAGGTCTTTCCGGGCGGCGAGGCATGTTTTCACTATTTCTTGTCCATCGGAAACAGGCATTGGGATCAGGGACGCGCCCTTTGTGAAAAAATGGAAGCTTCCGAAGGTGGATCCTTTGTCGAAGATTTTCGAGACGGCGAAGGTTACCTCAAGGACCCTCACCTGGTGGAACGTTTCATACAAGATCTTCCCATCATGGATATTCCGTCACGCTACGTGGTCTTTCAACCCCTTAAGGCCGTGGATGCCACACAAAACCCGCCTCAGGTGGTGGTGTTTTGGGTTGAACCGCATCAATTGGCAGCCCTGGTGGTCCTCACCAATTATGGTCGGGAAGGCAATGAGAATGTGATCGTTCCCTTTGCGGCGGGTTGCCAAAGCATCGGGATTTATGCTTACAGCGAAGGACAAAGGGAAAAGCCCCGGGGTGTCATTGGGCAGATGGATCTTTCCGCTCGCCTCCATGTATGCAAAACCATGGGGGACCATGTGTTCACTTTTGCCGCTCCATGGAAGCTCTTCCTGGAACTTGAAGAGAACGTTTCGGGAAGTTTTGCGGACCGATCGGTATGGAGCCAGCTGCGCGACCGATTAATGGTTGCCAAAAAAAATAACGCATGCTAG
- a CDS encoding FtsX-like permease family protein, giving the protein MSAGIQSFAKMLPGETFWVSLLVILCLFGALRSQAHASASQAMGPHLQALIQAEDRSTGTPGCDAAADYIAQTFQRLGLKNVGRQGFFVPVPVLDEGHITVGSARFPLYPWAPNMAMMSQTPPEGLEGPLVDVHDGALTRFNGLNIENALVLMDVASGDNWWLAAQLGAKAVIFLGHDEDTRDQFVRKNIPTPLDFPRFYAPSKVGAALRQAAAQGARARVSVRSHWENRMVFNVYGVVPGSSPQLSKELVIIEASYDAASSVVGLAPGADQAVSAAMLLQLAEFLASHPPERTVLLAAVSGHGQGLLGTRHFVWTLEGPRRNLRTEQKFLENKRERLKHLHTLLTRPEPFKAETDQPLSQDQIWSYVVGWAKDEADLLTQEARGKQELMALALKFRRLSWKEANDPLREEERFLAMKLIERGLENLKSELAEIDARLKAVKSWIALRNVVEEYDRVLHLGLSLSSRSPLVTLSEWGGTFPLREQVYRMVRNVALAEIFRHAAEELAQEIKDSPVFAETSRHGGTAGAHAVESLRPMCLACDIGALSACPSFALISANNHRTYWETPNDSPERLDIHGVERLGKVIPKLLARVLADPKLRERCRAGFEGLASVEGRAMFIRQGELFPDKPAPGTLVCVLQGNSLVRVMTFQDGSFFIPAVANKRVAFQKLILEPYGVDPQTGKIRWAADKVQTSKDNYRLNIKGRIATTTLVMFQCRQSDIVGVMNPQRMDYLTKITLLDGVTEARPLRYWYSRVDGRDTFAVSVFLEPGSRFKLILSDTLLRKELLLLNGTAANPTGSGYIIGEPALLTKTFGRVADDLIHLVGERLENLTRHGISNRFLENLYEEAVQERQRALQDETFLQHSRSWEGTVSAWAKLNTVYNEIENTQRDVLGGVMFFIALFVPFAYCLERYLFCFRNIYKQLTAFFVLLIATILTIRALHPAFRLTYNPMVVILAFFIVALSVTVAWILFVRFEREMAASSALPGTASAKDSVNKWQAFGAGFAIGASNLNRRRLRTALTSVTLIILTFTIMSFTNVKSLTKTTMTRVGEAPAYSGVLVRHPLWLPLTSISLESLIARYENRAVLWPRSWIDPAHPSLRAVASVRAASISVPVEGVLGVGANAPESFKDIVSSGRWFQKDDVRAVLLSTHLAHKLGLDPFRDLGTSVHLWEVPFVVVGFFDSNRLEAFMDLDGSPVKPAYMDIAPDQELSEAEIEAMEGGETVTPMIEKFRSASSEATVLIPHSTCLSLGGTLRAVTLLTPGPSKALELADDLTRRLTFPLFVGADVTYFHSASKTLRYQGVANLLVPMLIVVFICLNTMIGHVHERKSEIGVYTSVGLAPNHVGFLFIVEALSLAVLSTVIGYILAQLTAFFLGKTSLFAELTFNYSSLASVACMVLVFSVVLLASLYPARLAAALAMPDVTRTWTVPPAQGDLLELRLPFLLKPEEEAGIMAFLTRFIRDHQDVAQGPFIVDDVSLTPVASSTDGAQLPEPVCLWLYANVWLAPFDFGVKQRLRLHCCPSSDDPGYMEVALHMIRLSGERTTWQRANRNFIKVMRKQMLLWRLLDAETKASYGLPIKPLDAEGLQDQPQAAFSSQG; this is encoded by the coding sequence ATGTCTGCAGGGATTCAATCGTTTGCGAAAATGCTCCCCGGCGAAACATTCTGGGTAAGTCTTCTTGTGATCTTATGTCTTTTCGGCGCCCTACGGAGCCAAGCCCATGCATCGGCTTCCCAGGCCATGGGGCCACATCTCCAAGCGCTGATCCAAGCCGAAGATCGATCCACCGGCACACCTGGCTGTGACGCCGCCGCCGACTATATTGCCCAGACCTTTCAGCGGTTGGGACTGAAAAACGTGGGACGTCAGGGTTTCTTTGTCCCTGTGCCCGTCTTGGATGAGGGGCACATCACGGTGGGTTCGGCACGTTTTCCGCTTTATCCTTGGGCTCCCAATATGGCCATGATGTCTCAAACCCCTCCCGAGGGACTGGAAGGACCGTTGGTGGACGTCCACGACGGGGCTTTAACTCGGTTCAACGGGCTTAACATCGAAAACGCTCTTGTTTTGATGGATGTTGCTTCCGGCGACAACTGGTGGCTGGCGGCTCAGCTGGGAGCCAAGGCCGTAATCTTTCTTGGGCACGATGAGGATACACGTGACCAGTTTGTGAGAAAAAACATTCCGACACCCTTGGATTTTCCACGTTTTTACGCTCCTTCAAAAGTGGGGGCGGCGTTACGTCAAGCCGCCGCGCAAGGTGCTCGGGCACGAGTGTCGGTTCGCAGCCATTGGGAAAACCGTATGGTTTTCAATGTTTACGGCGTGGTTCCTGGATCTTCACCTCAGCTTTCCAAAGAATTGGTCATCATCGAAGCATCCTACGATGCCGCATCCTCTGTGGTGGGTTTGGCCCCTGGAGCGGATCAAGCGGTTTCGGCGGCCATGTTGCTGCAATTGGCCGAATTCTTGGCATCGCATCCACCGGAACGCACCGTCCTTCTTGCAGCCGTCTCCGGCCACGGTCAAGGGCTTCTGGGCACGCGCCATTTTGTCTGGACATTGGAAGGCCCTCGTAGAAATCTTCGCACTGAACAAAAATTCCTCGAAAATAAAAGAGAACGCCTCAAACACCTTCACACGCTTCTCACACGCCCCGAGCCTTTCAAGGCGGAAACCGATCAGCCGCTTTCTCAAGACCAGATCTGGTCCTATGTGGTGGGATGGGCCAAGGATGAAGCGGATCTTTTGACGCAAGAAGCTCGCGGGAAGCAGGAACTCATGGCCCTGGCGCTCAAGTTTCGTCGTTTAAGCTGGAAAGAGGCGAATGATCCGCTCAGAGAGGAAGAGCGCTTCCTGGCCATGAAACTGATTGAACGGGGTCTCGAGAATCTCAAAAGTGAGCTGGCTGAGATAGATGCACGATTAAAGGCCGTGAAGTCCTGGATCGCGCTTCGTAACGTGGTGGAGGAATACGATCGAGTGCTTCATTTGGGACTGTCCCTGTCTTCCCGATCACCGCTTGTGACCCTCAGTGAATGGGGTGGCACCTTCCCTTTACGCGAGCAGGTCTATCGTATGGTTCGCAACGTGGCCCTGGCCGAGATCTTTAGGCACGCCGCGGAAGAACTGGCTCAGGAAATCAAGGATTCACCCGTTTTTGCGGAAACCAGCCGACATGGGGGTACCGCGGGTGCCCATGCCGTGGAAAGCCTAAGACCCATGTGCTTGGCATGCGATATTGGAGCCCTTTCCGCATGTCCTTCATTTGCCCTCATCAGCGCTAACAATCACCGCACTTATTGGGAAACCCCCAATGATAGCCCGGAACGGCTGGACATCCATGGTGTGGAACGACTGGGAAAAGTTATTCCTAAGCTTCTGGCCCGAGTCCTTGCCGATCCCAAGCTCAGGGAAAGGTGTCGAGCCGGTTTTGAAGGGCTGGCATCTGTGGAAGGGCGGGCCATGTTTATTCGGCAAGGGGAACTGTTTCCGGATAAGCCGGCTCCAGGAACCCTGGTCTGTGTCCTGCAAGGGAATTCACTTGTGCGGGTCATGACCTTTCAAGACGGGTCTTTCTTCATTCCGGCGGTGGCCAACAAACGTGTGGCTTTTCAAAAACTCATTCTCGAGCCCTACGGGGTCGACCCACAGACCGGCAAAATTCGATGGGCGGCCGACAAGGTGCAAACATCCAAGGACAACTACCGGCTCAACATTAAAGGACGCATCGCCACCACTACCCTCGTCATGTTCCAATGCCGACAAAGTGACATCGTCGGTGTTATGAACCCTCAACGCATGGATTACTTGACAAAAATCACCCTTTTGGACGGAGTCACTGAAGCTCGGCCGCTTCGTTATTGGTACAGCCGTGTGGATGGTCGGGACACCTTTGCCGTTTCCGTTTTTTTAGAACCGGGCAGCCGTTTCAAACTCATTCTTTCCGACACACTTTTGCGCAAGGAACTTTTACTGCTGAACGGCACGGCAGCCAACCCAACAGGATCTGGGTACATCATCGGAGAACCTGCACTCCTTACCAAAACCTTCGGCCGTGTGGCCGACGATCTTATCCATCTGGTCGGGGAACGCCTGGAAAATCTTACCAGGCATGGAATCAGCAACCGCTTCTTGGAAAACCTGTACGAAGAAGCCGTACAGGAGCGCCAACGAGCCCTTCAGGATGAAACCTTCCTGCAGCACAGCCGATCTTGGGAAGGTACGGTCTCGGCCTGGGCCAAATTGAACACGGTTTACAACGAAATCGAAAACACGCAAAGAGATGTTCTTGGGGGCGTTATGTTCTTCATCGCCCTTTTTGTCCCCTTTGCGTACTGCCTGGAACGTTACCTTTTCTGCTTCCGGAATATCTACAAGCAGCTTACAGCCTTCTTTGTGCTCCTTATCGCCACCATTTTGACCATTCGCGCCCTGCATCCGGCCTTTCGCCTGACCTATAATCCCATGGTGGTGATTCTTGCCTTTTTCATCGTGGCCTTAAGCGTCACCGTCGCCTGGATTCTCTTCGTTCGCTTTGAACGGGAAATGGCCGCTTCTTCAGCCTTGCCCGGAACCGCCTCGGCGAAAGACAGTGTCAACAAGTGGCAGGCCTTTGGAGCGGGTTTCGCCATCGGCGCCTCCAACCTTAACCGCAGACGTCTGCGCACCGCTCTCACCTCTGTCACCCTTATCATCCTCACCTTTACCATTATGTCTTTCACGAACGTGAAAAGCCTTACCAAAACCACCATGACTCGAGTCGGTGAGGCCCCTGCTTACTCAGGTGTGCTCGTGCGACATCCTCTTTGGCTTCCCCTGACGTCGATCTCTCTGGAAAGCCTTATAGCCCGCTATGAAAATCGTGCTGTCCTGTGGCCCCGTTCTTGGATCGATCCGGCGCATCCATCTTTGCGAGCCGTGGCTTCTGTGCGTGCCGCCTCGATAAGCGTTCCGGTGGAAGGCGTGCTCGGTGTAGGAGCCAACGCTCCGGAATCTTTCAAGGACATCGTGAGCTCAGGCAGATGGTTTCAGAAAGACGACGTGCGGGCCGTGTTACTTTCCACACATCTTGCCCATAAGTTAGGTCTCGATCCATTCCGCGATCTAGGAACTTCCGTGCACCTTTGGGAAGTGCCTTTCGTCGTTGTAGGCTTCTTTGATTCGAACCGACTGGAAGCCTTTATGGATTTGGATGGATCCCCGGTAAAACCCGCCTACATGGATATCGCTCCTGACCAGGAACTTTCTGAAGCGGAAATTGAAGCGATGGAAGGGGGGGAAACCGTTACGCCGATGATCGAAAAATTTCGTTCGGCATCCAGCGAAGCGACGGTTTTGATTCCTCACAGCACGTGTCTGTCGCTTGGAGGAACACTACGGGCGGTGACCCTTCTCACCCCTGGACCTTCAAAGGCTTTGGAATTGGCTGACGATCTTACGCGTCGTCTCACTTTTCCTTTGTTCGTGGGAGCTGATGTCACCTACTTTCATTCCGCATCAAAAACCTTGCGATATCAAGGAGTCGCCAACCTTCTCGTGCCCATGCTTATTGTTGTTTTCATTTGTCTGAACACCATGATAGGCCATGTGCATGAAAGGAAATCGGAAATCGGTGTCTACACTTCCGTGGGACTAGCACCCAACCATGTGGGTTTTCTCTTTATCGTCGAAGCCCTTTCTCTGGCCGTGCTCTCCACAGTCATCGGCTACATTCTGGCGCAGCTCACAGCATTCTTTCTCGGCAAAACAAGCCTTTTTGCCGAACTCACGTTCAATTATTCCTCTTTGGCCAGCGTGGCCTGCATGGTTTTGGTGTTTTCCGTGGTTCTTCTGGCGTCCCTGTATCCGGCACGTCTGGCGGCCGCTTTGGCCATGCCCGATGTAACCCGCACATGGACGGTCCCTCCGGCTCAGGGGGATCTTCTCGAACTCCGCCTGCCCTTTCTGCTCAAGCCGGAAGAAGAAGCGGGAATCATGGCGTTCTTGACCCGATTCATTCGAGACCATCAGGATGTGGCTCAAGGTCCCTTCATCGTGGACGATGTGAGCCTCACACCGGTGGCTTCCAGCACCGATGGGGCACAGCTTCCCGAACCCGTTTGTCTGTGGTTGTACGCCAATGTGTGGCTGGCTCCCTTTGACTTCGGTGTCAAACAGCGATTGCGTCTGCACTGTTGTCCGTCTTCGGATGATCCCGGGTATATGGAGGTCGCCCTGCACATGATACGGCTTTCCGGAGAACGCACCACATGGCAGAGGGCCAACCGCAATTTTATCAAGGTCATGAGAAAACAGATGCTTCTGTGGCGGCTTCTCGATGCGGAAACCAAGGCCTCCTACGGTCTTCCCATAAAACCTCTCGATGCGGAAGGACTTCAAGACCAGCCGCAAGCCGCTTTTTCAAGCCAAGGATAG
- a CDS encoding ABC transporter ATP-binding protein — protein sequence MNGNGTHNVVRLVDVVKVFRMGQEEVHALRGISLEIKAGEYMSIMGPSGSGKSTLFNMIGALDKPTSGRVFIDEVDVAQLDAYELAWLRCRKIGYIFQTFNLIQVMTAIENVTLPMIFAGMGRDEYMDKGMELLKLVGLAERYQHKPSELSGGQQQRVAIARALANDPAIILADEPTGNLDLTTGEEIIGLLKELSQERGVTIISATHDLKMINVSDRVVWIRDGRIDRIEDRERLQISIGQVL from the coding sequence ATGAACGGGAACGGCACACACAATGTGGTTCGTTTGGTGGACGTGGTGAAGGTGTTTCGCATGGGTCAGGAAGAAGTCCATGCCCTTCGGGGCATTTCCCTGGAAATCAAAGCGGGAGAATACATGTCCATCATGGGGCCGTCGGGATCCGGCAAATCCACTTTGTTCAACATGATCGGCGCTTTGGATAAACCCACCTCCGGGCGCGTCTTTATCGACGAGGTGGACGTGGCGCAGCTGGATGCCTATGAGCTGGCATGGCTTCGATGTCGCAAAATCGGCTACATTTTTCAAACCTTTAATCTCATTCAAGTGATGACGGCCATCGAGAATGTGACTTTACCCATGATCTTTGCCGGCATGGGCCGAGACGAATACATGGACAAAGGCATGGAACTGCTGAAACTGGTAGGTCTGGCCGAAAGGTATCAGCACAAGCCCAGCGAACTTTCCGGAGGTCAGCAACAAAGGGTGGCCATCGCCAGAGCTCTTGCCAATGATCCAGCCATCATTTTGGCCGATGAACCCACAGGAAACCTGGACCTCACTACCGGCGAAGAAATCATCGGACTGCTCAAGGAACTGTCCCAAGAACGAGGGGTGACCATTATTTCGGCAACCCATGACCTCAAGATGATCAATGTGTCTGATCGCGTCGTGTGGATTCGAGACGGTCGCATCGATCGCATCGAAGATCGCGAAAGACTTCAGATTTCCATAGGCCAGGTTTTGTGA
- a CDS encoding DUF6785 family protein, producing MKGRRLRWGVVALGLLLSALLCAFTPYNNVRLQNTPLAGGHFPLASFAVLLFFAVFYNPLARKIHRNIVLSAHELLLLWAMVTVATGVAYTGLFRTFLINITTPGWMVSTGHPAGKMLIELLPETLFPRDPELLGLLYRGLEGGRHLTWWQVLTQIPWSQWTAPLTLWGIFVACIYAAFLGLSGLFSHQWIENEKMNFPLLRVPMEISEESEQGALRPYLLHKFFLIGFFIPVLLHLFNGLHTYYPQVPHIPVLFLAQPYIPAEGLLSGFSKVKIYLYPSFIGFAYLTSKQVSFSLWFFFLLGGLLPGLLQLVGWRLPSAALGTTFGPVLARVEEMQMIGAFAVFFFFILWLARFHLKEVLSGFRRHPPSVEEPSKSLIHPRKALILFLVGSLGAVLWMVSFDMNPLPAILFLGVCFMLHLVAARLICQGGLPYFTLTAAPSDGFLSMVATKTIAPLTLALGLAVQKLTFVDVRESLLPSLFHATKTAEGGHTQRRFFIGVLAALVFGAVVSCVAMLILSFQYGISMLPDDWAVETSRRVHEGAAQLLRYPEEPKRWSMVFAGVGAAVMALLVLGYRRFLWWPLHPIGYLTTYSSALRILWFSFLIGWLCNTLILRYGGVKAFKEVRRLFVGLVVGDTVMAIAWLIVGLFTPVSYHVLPL from the coding sequence ATGAAAGGAAGAAGACTGCGCTGGGGTGTGGTTGCGTTGGGTCTTTTGTTGTCCGCTCTTCTGTGCGCCTTCACTCCTTACAACAATGTGCGTCTCCAAAACACGCCCCTTGCCGGCGGCCATTTTCCCTTGGCTTCTTTCGCCGTTCTCTTGTTTTTTGCCGTCTTCTACAATCCCTTGGCCCGTAAAATTCACCGAAACATCGTCTTGAGCGCTCATGAATTGCTCCTTCTATGGGCCATGGTCACTGTGGCTACCGGTGTCGCCTACACCGGCCTTTTTCGAACCTTTCTCATCAACATCACCACACCCGGTTGGATGGTTTCCACGGGACACCCCGCCGGCAAAATGCTCATCGAACTTCTCCCGGAAACCCTTTTCCCTCGAGATCCCGAGCTGTTAGGGCTTCTTTACCGAGGTTTGGAAGGCGGACGTCACCTTACTTGGTGGCAAGTCCTGACCCAGATTCCCTGGTCCCAATGGACGGCCCCACTCACCTTGTGGGGAATCTTTGTGGCATGCATTTACGCCGCCTTCCTGGGGCTCTCTGGCCTTTTCAGCCATCAGTGGATCGAAAACGAAAAGATGAACTTTCCCCTGCTGCGTGTTCCCATGGAAATCAGCGAAGAATCGGAACAGGGGGCCCTACGGCCTTACCTGCTGCATAAATTCTTCCTCATAGGCTTTTTCATTCCCGTACTGCTGCACCTCTTCAACGGTTTGCACACGTACTATCCTCAGGTTCCCCACATTCCCGTGTTGTTTCTTGCGCAACCCTACATTCCCGCAGAAGGGCTTCTGTCCGGATTTTCCAAGGTCAAGATTTATCTTTATCCGTCTTTCATCGGTTTTGCGTACCTGACATCCAAACAGGTGTCTTTCAGTTTGTGGTTTTTTTTCCTGCTTGGGGGACTGCTGCCGGGCTTACTGCAACTTGTGGGCTGGAGGCTTCCGTCGGCCGCCTTGGGGACAACTTTTGGTCCGGTACTGGCTCGAGTGGAAGAAATGCAGATGATCGGAGCCTTTGCGGTGTTTTTCTTCTTTATCCTGTGGTTGGCTCGGTTTCATCTCAAGGAGGTTCTGTCCGGTTTTCGAAGGCACCCTCCAAGTGTGGAGGAACCTTCCAAGAGTCTTATCCATCCAAGGAAGGCTCTGATCCTTTTCCTAGTAGGATCTCTCGGAGCGGTGCTCTGGATGGTGTCTTTTGACATGAATCCTCTTCCGGCCATTCTGTTTCTCGGTGTGTGCTTTATGCTACATCTGGTGGCGGCTCGTTTGATTTGTCAAGGCGGTCTTCCCTACTTTACGCTTACGGCTGCTCCGTCCGACGGTTTTCTTTCCATGGTGGCCACCAAAACCATCGCTCCTTTGACCCTGGCCCTAGGATTGGCGGTGCAAAAGCTGACCTTTGTGGATGTGCGGGAATCCTTGTTGCCATCGTTGTTTCACGCCACCAAAACGGCGGAAGGTGGACACACCCAGCGACGGTTTTTCATCGGCGTGCTCGCCGCTCTCGTTTTTGGAGCCGTTGTCTCCTGCGTGGCTATGCTCATCTTGAGCTTTCAATACGGCATTTCCATGCTTCCAGACGATTGGGCGGTGGAAACTAGTCGCCGTGTTCATGAAGGGGCGGCGCAGCTGTTACGTTATCCTGAAGAACCGAAAAGGTGGAGCATGGTGTTTGCCGGCGTGGGAGCCGCTGTGATGGCCTTGTTGGTTTTAGGATACCGGCGGTTTTTATGGTGGCCTCTGCATCCCATTGGGTATCTGACTACCTACAGTTCGGCCCTGCGCATTTTATGGTTCAGTTTTCTTATCGGCTGGCTGTGTAACACCTTGATTCTGCGCTACGGCGGTGTCAAAGCCTTTAAAGAAGTGCGACGCCTGTTTGTGGGTCTTGTGGTGGGGGACACGGTCATGGCCATCGCTTGGCTTATTGTGGGGCTTTTTACGCCTGTCAGCTATCACGTGCTTCCCCTCTAG
- a CDS encoding poly-gamma-glutamate hydrolase family protein, whose translation MDGYLSFQELKVHEVSGRDYVIEWRTGRSGLTLMALHGGGIEPGTSEVARAVSKGVHAFYHFDGLKRKNNGVLHITSSRFDEPVALSLAAQSWKVITVHGCTNGGADLFVGGLDIELRSRCREVLYQAGFSIGNHPVFQGLQPENMCNRGRAGCGLQLELSLNLRRRLFVSLNRWGRRYPTPIFHDLVHALRQVLAMETVPRGF comes from the coding sequence TTGGACGGTTACCTGTCTTTTCAAGAGCTCAAAGTTCATGAAGTTTCCGGACGCGACTATGTGATTGAGTGGCGCACAGGGCGATCCGGCCTTACACTTATGGCCCTTCACGGCGGCGGCATTGAACCGGGAACTTCCGAAGTGGCTCGAGCCGTCTCCAAGGGTGTCCATGCTTTCTATCATTTCGACGGGCTCAAAAGAAAGAACAACGGCGTGCTTCACATTACGAGTTCACGATTTGACGAACCTGTGGCCTTGTCCCTTGCCGCCCAATCCTGGAAAGTGATCACCGTGCACGGGTGCACCAATGGAGGGGCTGATCTTTTTGTGGGCGGGCTGGACATTGAACTTCGATCCCGGTGCCGAGAAGTGCTGTACCAGGCAGGATTTTCCATAGGAAATCATCCTGTTTTTCAAGGGTTGCAGCCGGAAAACATGTGCAATCGAGGCCGAGCCGGTTGCGGGCTGCAGTTGGAGTTGTCATTGAATCTGCGCCGTCGGCTTTTTGTGAGCCTCAACCGATGGGGACGTCGATACCCAACACCGATCTTTCATGACCTGGTGCATGCTTTGCGCCAAGTGCTCGCCATGGAGACCGTTCCTCGAGGCTTTTGA